AACTCAGCGGGTACTAAACTCGCCATTTTAGTTGCTTCAACTAGGCTAGCGTCGGTTAGGTTATAAAAACGTTCAACGCCAACTTCCATGGTTAATGTACTGCCAGCTAAAGAGCCGCTTTCAGTTCGCGCAACACCTTGCTCAACCACAATAGGAAGCTCACCTAAACGGTAGCGACCATCTTGTAAACCTCCAGCGCTCACACAGTCTGTAATTAGAGCAATTTTATCTGCTCCTTTTAAACGATATACCATGTTCATTATGCTCGGGTGCAAATGAATACCATCAGGAATAAGCTCAACCATGGCATCGTTGTCCATTAATAGTGCGCCGGTACAACCGGGGTCACGATGATGAATACCGCGCATACCATTAAAAATATGCACACCACCACAAGCACCATGAGCAAGTGCTTGTGATGCTTGCTCAAAATTAGCATCTGTATGACCCAGCATGACACGCACACCTTTATCAGTGATATAGCGGATCATGTCGGGTGATTTAAGTAGTTCTGGCGCTAACGCAAATGAGCTTAAACAACCTTCACATGCTGCATAAATTTCATCAAATCGCTGTTTAGTGAGCTCTAAAAAAAATGACTCGTTATGCGCCCCTTTATGCGCTTCTGCAAAGAATAGACCTTCGTTATAAGCTCCCAGTAACTGTGCACCAGCCAAGCCTTTTTTATAAGCAGTCGCCATATTTTTATAAGCTTGAATTGATACGTCCCAGTCTGCGGTCACCGTTGTGCCAACAAAACCCGTAACGCCGTGCTTTGCTAAAGAACGAGAAATAGTCTCAAGCGATTCAGGGGTACCGTCCATAATATCGCAGCCTTCACGGCCATGAATATGCAAATCGATAAAGCCCGGAAATAAGCTATGTTCGCCTAACTCTATTACCTCGATCTCGGGCTCTATTTGCGTGGTAATAGCACTAATTTTGCCTTGTTCGACCAATACTGCATGATCGAGTAAAACGGCATCATCAGTAACAACTTTTGCGGCTTTTAAGTAATAGCGATTAAGATGCTTTGGAATTAGCATGAACACTTCCTATTATTGCAGCGCCCCGCACGCCGCTAGAATCACCAAATTTTGCACGCTTCACTTCGGGCACGGCAAAACCTGAAAATAAATGAGTTTGAATAGCGTCAGGTAGTTTTTCTACTATTGCATCAATGAGCGACAACCCACCCCCAAGCACGATAACTTCTGGGTGCAAACTTTTACTAATGGCAGCAAAGGTTTCACCAAGAATGTCTAAGTAACAAGCGAGCACCTTTAAAGCTTGCTCATCAGAGCGCTTAATATCGTTCGCCCATTCAATCGCTGATTTAGGGGATTGCGTAATATGCTGATACAAGGTTTGTACACCTGGCCCTGCAATATAACTTTCGACACAGCCATTTAAACCACAGCCACACTTCAAAACTGGCAATTGATATTTTTGTTGCAGATACGCAGACAGTGGTAAATGACCATACTCCC
The nucleotide sequence above comes from Pseudoalteromonas shioyasakiensis. Encoded proteins:
- the nagA gene encoding N-acetylglucosamine-6-phosphate deacetylase — its product is MLIPKHLNRYYLKAAKVVTDDAVLLDHAVLVEQGKISAITTQIEPEIEVIELGEHSLFPGFIDLHIHGREGCDIMDGTPESLETISRSLAKHGVTGFVGTTVTADWDVSIQAYKNMATAYKKGLAGAQLLGAYNEGLFFAEAHKGAHNESFFLELTKQRFDEIYAACEGCLSSFALAPELLKSPDMIRYITDKGVRVMLGHTDANFEQASQALAHGACGGVHIFNGMRGIHHRDPGCTGALLMDNDAMVELIPDGIHLHPSIMNMVYRLKGADKIALITDCVSAGGLQDGRYRLGELPIVVEQGVARTESGSLAGSTLTMEVGVERFYNLTDASLVEATKMASLVPAEFLNKAEQIGSIAVGKQANFALLDKDFSVQATICAGKQIF
- a CDS encoding ROK family protein; its protein translation is MAVYGLDIGGTKIETAIFNDNLEQQQSWRITTPTDDYQQFLQAIYQQVLKADKLTGCQGAVGIGMPGIVNDVGKVLSANVPCATGKVIATDLQAILKRPVAILNDTRCFALSEANGGAGEGYSRVFGAIVGTGAAGGMCIDGTLFNQGLGMSGEYGHLPLSAYLQQKYQLPVLKCGCGLNGCVESYIAGPGVQTLYQHITQSPKSAIEWANDIKRSDEQALKVLACYLDILGETFAAISKSLHPEVIVLGGGLSLIDAIVEKLPDAIQTHLFSGFAVPEVKRAKFGDSSGVRGAAIIGSVHANSKAS